Proteins from a single region of Desulfolutivibrio sulfoxidireducens:
- a CDS encoding helix-turn-helix domain-containing protein: MENKIHAGSGNVFADLGLPEPDERAYKADLVMILENMIERRGLTQVAAARLCGTDQGTLSNVLRGRIGRVSTDRLIRWLGRLGGNVVITVDETPGEAPTPVSVRFCPA; this comes from the coding sequence ATGGAAAACAAAATTCATGCCGGAAGTGGCAACGTTTTCGCCGACCTGGGGCTTCCCGAGCCGGACGAGCGCGCCTACAAGGCCGATCTGGTCATGATCCTGGAAAACATGATCGAGCGCCGAGGGCTGACGCAGGTGGCGGCGGCCAGACTGTGCGGCACGGACCAGGGAACGCTGTCCAATGTGTTGCGGGGGCGGATCGGACGCGTCTCCACGGACCGTCTGATCCGTTGGCTGGGACGCCTGGGCGGCAACGTCGTGATCACTGTGGACGAGACCCCGGGAGAAGCGCCCACGCCCGTGTCCGTCCGATTTTGTCCGGCCTGA